GAAGGAGTTCAGCGAAGTAAAATCTGTGCTTGACTTATTAAACGACCATACAGAGGCGCCAGCATGGCCAATAAAAGATGTCGAAATGGGTAAATCTCCTACATATGACGAGGGTATTCTCGAGGATGTTATTGACGTTAAAAAGGCTGGAACATACGACTTCGAGAAATTATCGGAGCTGTTGAAGGCAGGTGCCGATCAATTGATTAAAAGTGAACCTCATATTACACATTTGGATAACCAAGTTGGTGACGGTGACTGTGGTTATACGTTAGTAGCTGGCGCTAAGGCAATCACTGAAAACTTGGATAAAATATCCTCCAAGTATTTGTCTCAGACCCTTGCAGAAATTTCTGATCATATTGAATCCGCAATGGGTGGTACATCCGGTGGTTTGTACTCTATATTCATTTCGGGCCTTTCAAAAGGAATTATTGAACAATGCGGAGAAAATGATGCGGTGGACAAAGAAGCCTTCGCCAAATCGCTAGAAGTTGCATACGAGACATTGTGTAAATATACTAGAGCTAGGCCAGGTGATTCTACTATGATCGATGCCTTGGAGCCATTCGTGAAAGAGTTTAGTTCAACTCAGGACTTCCATAAGGCCTTTTCCAAGGCGGAAGGAGGTGCAGAATCTACAGGAAACTTAGAAGCCAAGTTCGGCCGTGCATCTTACGTGGAAGACACTGAAGCAATTCCGGACCCAGGAGCTATCGGTTTGGTCGAATTCCTCAGGGGTGTTGATTCCAAATTGTagattcattttcaaatgaGCTGCCTCCTTTATTCTTTCCACCTAGTTATTATTTTATAACAAACTATATACAGCTTCCTACATTAACCAAATTTATGACCTAGCGGTAATTGCAGTATCATACATTGTTCCTCCGGCAACAGGGGGGTGGGCCTCGACCTGATAGTTCTTCGTGTGTAAAAACTGTCTCTTTTCCGTTCACTCCCCCATCTTACCTCTTGTCAACGTGACGCGAATTGGAAACTTTACtagaaatgaaaatgaaaaatcgCCAAAGTGTTTAAGATGTTGTTAAAACATGAACAAATAAGAAGACATATGAAACCGTTAACGGTAGGCAGAGTTGTTAGCCCATAGTTTACGTTAGACAGGTCAGTATTACTGAAATCTAGTGATCTTCGTCTTGGATACCTactttttatttcttatATTGGGATAGTGGAGAATGAGTACAGATTTCGATAGAATTTATTACAACCAATCCAAGCTCGGTGGACGTTTCCGTCTAGCTGAAGGAGGTCTTGGTTGGAAGGCATCCGCTACAGGTGGGTCAGCCTCTACTCAAAATAATGAACCTTTGCTATTGGCTGCAGATGAGGTTTCTTCCGTTCAATGGAGTAGAGGATGTAGAGGCTACGAATTGAAAATTAGTACTAAGAATAAGGGATTGATTCAAATGGATGGGTTCCAACAAGAGGATTTCAAcctattgaagaatgacTTCCAACGTAGATTCAACATGCAATTAGAGCACAGGGAACATTCTTTACGTGGTTGGAATTGGGGTAAATTGGACTTAGCTAGAAACGAAATGGTTTTTTCATTGAACGGTAAGCCAACTTTTGAAATCCCTTACACGCACATCAATAACACTAATTTAACAGCAAAAAATGAGATTGCATTAGAATTTGACACCCAAAATGAGGCATATAATCCTGCAGGTGATGAACTTGTTGAAATGAGGTTATATGTTCCAGGCacagttgaagaaaatgaagatcaagatcaaatcatGGTAAAGGACGAAGCAGAAGCAGAAGACGGTGTTAAGTCGGAGGTTAAGACGGAAGAGGGTAGTGAAGAACCAGACgttcaagaagagaagacTTTAGCAGAATATTTCTACGAAGAATTGAGATCTAAGGCAGATATCGGTGAAATTTCTGGTGATGCcatcatttctttccagGATCTGTTCTTCACTACGCCAAGAGGCCGTTACGACATTGATATCTACAAAAACTCTATCAGACTTAGAGGTAAGACTTATGAGTACAAGTTACAACATCGTCAAATAAACAGAATCTTCTCTTTGCCAAAAGCTGACGACATCCATTACTTGATGGTTTTATCGATTGATCCACCAATCCGTCAAGGTCAGACATCCTACCCATTCTTGGTGTTACAATTCCAGAAGGACGAGGAAACAGAAGTCCAACTAAATgtggaagatgatgagTTCGAAAAGCTTTACAAGGATAAACTAAAGAAACAATACGATGCTAAAACTCACATTGTACTAAGTCATGTCTTAAAGGGTTTGACAGGAAGAAGAGTCATTGTTCCTGGTGAATACAAGTCTAAGTATGACCAATGCGCGGTATCCTGTTCATACAAAGTCAATGAAGGCCACTTATACCCATTGGACAATGcgtttttgttcttgacGAAACCAACCCTATATATACCCTTCCAAGATATTGCTGCGGTCAATATTTCAAGAGCTGGTCAGACATCTACATCAGCCAGAACATTCGATTTGGAAGTTGTTATGCGTGCCAATAGAGGTACTACTACTTTTGCTAATATTTCTAAAGAGGAACAACAACTTCTAGAGACATTCTTGAGGTCCAAAAACTTGAGGGTAAAGAACGAAGATAAGGAAGCAGAACAGAGACTGCAGACTGCCTTCGGCTCAGACagcgatgatgatgatgtaGATATTAACATGGGTTCTGCAGGtgaggatgaagaatctGTAGATGAAGATTTCCATGCGTCCgacgaagatgacgatgtcgctgaagaatttgattcaGAAGCATCCGCCTCCGATTCAGAAGGTGAAACCTCAAAGTCTGAAAGACCTTCCAAGAAAGCCAAGTTGGAATGAAAAACTCATATATCATGTATTAGTacaaataaataaataaaaaactATATACACTCCTCGCGGTATTTGTCGAATAATgtgtctttcttttgtttgATTGACTAGTTCTTTAATTTTTAGTACATCTAAATGGCTTGACAAAAGAATAAGGGTCCCATCCAGAGAACTAAACTTCAAAGGGTTGAGAGAAGGATAATTTTGCTAAGCCCGTAAAAGTATCGACTGCTTTTTTCATGCTTCAATCATTTAATGGTTCTGTAAGAGTTATTCTATGACTTCTGGTGAAAGATCCTTAAATCAAGAACTAgaatgatgaaatgaatgcacaaagaaattttgatCCAAGATAACTCGCTTCATACATTCGAGGTATATTAGATATTAGTATGATAGCTACAGACGGTACCTTAACTATAGAATATATCATAGAGATTCCTGGAGTTGACGAATTGTCCGGGaatagtttctttttcactataagaaaagattcaTAGCTAAACGACAATGAAGGGTCGGAATTGACTTTGAACTCAGCATGAATGACTCAGGATGACATGACAAATATAGATAAATACATGGCAAGCGAGTTTGGTAAAACGTGTGTTGAAGACAAAATTCCATTGGTTTAAATTATTCCTGATAGTTGTCACATGCTGCTCTTTCGACTTTGACCAGCGAAGAAAACATCTATACCAGTCATGATGCTAACCAGTGAGATACTTCTCTGAACATCAAAGGTGAGCAGGGATCTCGTTGTATGAAATGACCGAACTTCAACTGTTGCATTTGTATTGAATAGAGAAAAGGTTCTAAAATGGTAAAACTTCCCTGTACTAAGCCTTGTTGTGTGGAGAAAGCCTGAAGGAATTTTATCATACTATGATTGATGaggaaagaattgaaaatgtatGATGTCCTGAATGCTCATATAATCCTATCGACCTTAGTgcttttgataaatttgatAGTTTGGAAGATGCATTGTTTGCTCCCGCTCTTCCCTACGGTTTCTTCGAAGGATTATATTAACTGATGCTGACATTATTAGCTACGGAACGTTGCACAAGCCAGGTGCcttgttgaaatatacCAGTACAATCCTTATTCATGTGATATATATTCTAGGTGAGATGCTCGGTGTGTTAATGATACGTTGGATGAAACATTGTACGCTGTAAGGCGTATGATATAGTGTTTTGTTCTAATTGTTTGCACGCATGGCACGGCAAACACAACCAATGTGGAATACCAAAGGCGATAACGGTAGCatttttggaagaatatGCAGATGAAACTGTGCCTCTAGAACAAAAAAGCGGCTCgaaataatgaaattctGCTGAAGAACAATGGAATTTGAAGTAGATGCGTATTTAGCGAAACAAATGTTGGAATTAGTCCTGCCGGAAAAGGACTTGAATATGCAGTAATGTCCGAAATATGAAACAATCGTATAAAAATTGGAAGGATGTAACAAGATGAGTTGTTATGTCTGCATGATGCCGTTTCGTTTCTTCTGTGTTATTGCCTTGAACCCGGATGATTCGTAATCTCATTTTGTGGATCGAGATTCCGAATGTATGGTCAGATTTTTGAAGGTATGCCTGGCGCTGATGATTATTGATCGAATGCGTTGGGACAGACAACAAAGGGTAGCAAAATAATGACTTTCATCTCTTGGAAAGATCTTCTATGGTGGTTTTAATGACTTTTGCCGAAGTATCGAGTTCTTTTCTTGTGTATTGTAAGTATGCTTCTTTAGATTTCATCCACATTTCAGCATTGGCTATTCTCGTGGCACCTCTATGTGAATCAATAGTAAATGCCGCCTCTTGCCACATGAAATGCTTCTTATATACCTCATCAAGTTCAGCTAAGATCTGTTCCATCTCCTTACTGTATTGATCCATTAATTCTGCAGAAACGTCGTACATCTGATCCCAATTTAATTGTGATATAGGACTCTTAtcattttgattcttcACCAGACTCTTACTGATTTCCTTAACacttttcaagaattcattCTGCAACACTTGCCTTTGAACctcctctttcttcttatcaCTCTGCCATTCGGCGGCTAATTTGTGAAGGTCTAAAGGGAGAGCATTCGTGGAACAAGGGGATGCTGTTTTTGGATCAACATTTGAAGCTTTGTCGATATAGTTAGCAGTGTCTGAAAGGGATGATAAGTTGTTAGGCATTGGTCTCTTGATAATCGTTGTTTTATGAAATCAAGTCGAAGTCACATGAGTGAAGCACATAATTAAAAGTTACTGTTTTTCTATTTTGCATTTATCGACAGGTACGTAATTATAACCAAAGAGAgatttgaaccaattgaaaatgaaccaCTTTAATATGCCTTCATACCATCTATTTATGCTACGTTATCCAACTGGTTTATAACAGTTGAAAGTTCTTTGGTAATCAGTCTTTTTAGATAAATTATTCATCTAAAAGCCCATGAGATGGActttgatcttttgaataGTGAAGAGACCACTTAGGACCAAGAGCTAGGACTAGTGACTTGTCTACAAGTCTGAAAATCCAAGATGCCGTGTAAACGATGAATGACAGGATTGCAACGAGTCTGATAATAAACTGGAAGAATCCAATACGCATATCACTGATGATTATCTTCATGGGTTCGAATTGATACCTAATGAAGATACCAGGAACCCCGGTAGCTTTACTAGATTCTCCGTACTCTGTTTCACTCAAAGCATATTGATTGGTATCTACTTCGGCACccatttttttgtaaagTGTTGGTACTATCGAGGTAAAGTAGTAATATGCTTTGATCTTCTCATCCGAAAATTTGGCGGTGTTATCTAAAGGATTGTCAATGTAAGGATAAAAGTCACCGAAGGAAAGTTCGTTTATTACATGATTGAAATTTATTTGGTCCTTTGGAATGGCAGAGGCAGACCGGTAACCCCAACCGTGAGCGGTGATATGTAATTCACCTTTCACTTTATTGACAGGAACTGAACCAAATATGTGACACCCATTAAAATCATCTCTTCCAGTTAACTCAGACGTATCAATAGCCTCCCTGAACTGGGCTGGGATCGCTTCGCCAAGTATTTCGTCGAGGTCCGGTGAAACAATATTGTTCATCTCATTTACTCTTGTGCCCACAGGGATGTAAAATGGCATTCCTTCCATTTGAATGTTCTCTGATATGAGTCCACGGTCGCCAGTAATATCTCTAGCATTAATTCTAATGTTTTTACATGCCATATTCACGTAGAGATCCAAGTTAATAGTAACGGTTTCCTTGATTTGGTCGTCCACGACATATTGCTGATCAATGTAACCTCCAAAAAAGCTACCAAATTCGGACCATGCGATGAATAAGAGAAACAAATATGTCAAAATGGAGCTAAGGCCACCCTTGGATGAAGTCTTCACATGCTGTTCATCGGTTTTAGCTGGTGATAAAGAAATGCAACGCATAGGTTTGGTATGCATGTTAGTATACTCATATAATTTGAGAAGGccctttttatttcaaacaTGGGGCCTCTATAAATAggagaaaaaagaacttaCGGAACGCATCAAATGTCCTAAGACCTGCCATTGCTGAGAATAATTTTTGACCGTTGCCCGTTAGCTGGTACAGACACTGAATGTTTTTTATGCATCTTTAACATTCAATTCAGTTACTTAACTTAAATGTTCCACTATTAGATTTCACCATGAAATTTCGAAATTTCATATTGGATAGTGAAGTGGAAACTTTCCGATACTGAGAACACGCCGATCGTTTTGGGATTAAGTAGGAAGCTATGAGGGCGGTAGATTTGTAGGCGCTAAGGCCTATGAAAAGCTCTTGATATATGGACGGTTTATAAAAGACTATATTTAGTGTTCATATCTACACAGTGAGCAGGAATCCATCGACTGCAGTAGTCCCACTAGCAGGATTTAGCGCGCTGTAATTATCCTCAgtatctttttcttcttcatcttctacGGCTGTTGATTGTGTTTCGCTCATTACTGATGCAGACATGGCTGAGTGTGGTGTCATCCATTTGAAACATAGCACCGCAAATATTAGCTCCACAAAGAACCTCGCGATGTGGAACCATGCACCCGTTCCGAGAGACGCGTGGATAATTTGTAGTCTTTTGTAACGGAAACAATTAATCATGAAGGTAAGCAGCAATATGTGAAGAATATAGATGAAAGTAATTGTTGCATTGCAAATACTCAGACACCGAGTTATTGAGCAGattgaattgatattccaattcaattgCTTGATTGGACTTTGTGTCTTTTTGTGTTCGATTTGCATCCACAtccagaaaagaagaagcatcAAACATAGAGATGCTAAGATGCAGTTAGCTACTACTGTCCATTTCAACACAACATTGACAGCATCATAAATGTTTATCAACCATAGTCTTGTTTTCCATTGTTCCATTTCGTTCGGATCATTTGGGGtgatcattttcaataaagtGTTTCCTCTTTTATCATCCTCTAAAaatttattgaaggaattgattAACGTCTGGTATATGATCCAGAACGAATCACCAGTTATCTTTACATTAGTCTCCGATAAAACCCCGAATTGAAAGCCCAAATCACGAATTAGAACGGATATTATATTTAGCCCGTTTGTGTTATCTATACAGTAATGGTTTAGCTTCTCATCTTGGGCCTGATGTTTACAATAACCGAAGGCATTCACATAATACGTATTTGATGGATGAAATATGTTTATCAAATTTGATTGATTATATCTATCTTGCAACTCACTCAAATCTATTCCCCAGTTGAAATCCAATGTAAAAAACGATAATAGAGAAAAAAACTCCTTTACGGTGCTGAATAGCACCTTAGAGGTTGGAGTGTCGTCTTTGAAATGGAACACATATTGAGGCATGCATATTGGAAGATTTGCTGATGAGGTACACGTAAAATTGGATAAATGAGAAAACCACACTAATAATGAGAACGAAATTAAAATGATAAAAGAGATGTATTTGAATCTCATAGCGGCACCTCACGGAGGTAAACGATATGCTCCTAGAAATAAATAAGAAAGCACATATAGACGCTAGTTCCATCAAGCTTTGGAAATCTTAATAATATGAgtttttctgttttgtGTTTTATGAGTAAAGCTGTCGCTTAAATAAGATTCCTCTGCGACGAAGGCAGATGACAGacaaaagaaatccaaGAGAAAGGACACTGTTCCTTTATGACATTAGAACATGAATGTACTAGATGGGACCATATTTTGGGCTCTGCTATATGCTGTGAGGTTCGATTCTGTTCTTGAAAGCGTGATTGTGGGTGCCAAGAGGTCGAGATCTTTTCCGTCGTCCCTACTTGATGATTCTTGCAATGGTATCATATGTACGCCAAGCATGGATGAAGTCTCTTCCGCTGGCACTGGCGGATCATTATTCGTGATGCACCACTCGAAACCCGTCCAGACGAGACACgatataatattgaaaaatgcaaaGATCCACAAGCATGTGAACCAACCAGTTCCAAGATGATATGAAAACCCAAACGAATCAAGTTCGTTCGAAATCTTTTGACGAATGTTGATTGATAGTATAGTAAAGTTTATGACTGCTACTAAAGAGCAAATAAACACCAATAGTTTCATTAGTGATATAGAATGCAGGAGgattttggttttcatGGTTTGTTCAGGTCTATTCCTGATCATGTAGTACAAGACAATCGATCCCAATATGAAAACTTCCAATACTGCCACGACGTAAAGTAGATTGACCATGTTGACTTTTCTTCTCGACAAAGCAGCCAAAAATTTGTTGTATTTTGCACTTTCTGCATTGTCGTGATCCAAAACACCATCGTTGTAAGTATATCCGTATGCGTAACTTAACACTATTCCCAAACCTAGGTCATCTAATAGCTTTCTATAGTTCAATAAGTATTGCGCTCCTTCCCTGTGACAAGTCATAGCCTTTGTAGAGTTATGTTCCTCCTTCCAAGTACCGTCAGGCTGCCATAATTCTTGAGAAGCATGTTTCATGCTGCACCATCCGTAAACTCCTGTCTTTATATAATCGGGCACGTCGTGGACCTGTGAGTCTACATACCGCGTGAGTAAAAGAATCTCTGCTGTTGTGAGTCCTGCTCCGTTATTAATATCAGACAGTTTTGCACTGACAACAGAACTGCTGAGCTTATCAAATAGTCCCTGCAAAATGTTAACATTTGAAGTGTCCAATCGTCCTAAATATAACGAATTTGGTGATGCGGCAGAAATAGCAGTCAAAACAAGGACAAAAACGATAATTCCCACTGAAGTTATAACTCGCAGCCATAACATCATCTTATCAAATGCGTTGAGGTGTCCTAGGGTCACTTTTAAGTATTTCCATAACGATATATTCCTCGCCAAGACACTTCCAAAcctcatttctttttataAAGCTCCTAAAAGCTTCTTATGTATGACTCTATCAACGTGggaaattgttcaattttttttccagcAGGCCAGCTGCCTTTATTCTTCTGTGTTTATCTGCTTCACCTTCGTTAATTGACTGGCAGAATTCATTCTGTTTATCATGTCATCACTCTTGAGATAAATCTCTTGATCTGTTTCTGCCAGGGTTCAAGGTTTAAAATTAGACGTCAGGAATGGGAAAACTATGTATCATTTTACACGTATTTGATGTTTCAAGATCGATCTTAATTCAGTAAACAGAGGAACCGTGTAACAACCAATATGCTATGAGATAAAAGAATGCTACGGAAACAGGTAGCTGTCATTTCAACATACTTGGCCAGCAAGTAACTACTACTAGTTTAGGAAGGAATTACTGCATTTTAACGGTTATCTGAttatttttcctttttattcCGTGGTAGCG
The genomic region above belongs to Kluyveromyces lactis strain NRRL Y-1140 chromosome B complete sequence and contains:
- the POB3 gene encoding FACT complex subunit POB3 (highly similar to uniprot|Q04636 Saccharomyces cerevisiae YML069W POB3 facilitates RNA Polymerase II transcription elongation) — translated: MSTDFDRIYYNQSKLGGRFRLAEGGLGWKASATGGSASTQNNEPLLLAADEVSSVQWSRGCRGYELKISTKNKGLIQMDGFQQEDFNLLKNDFQRRFNMQLEHREHSLRGWNWGKLDLARNEMVFSLNGKPTFEIPYTHINNTNLTAKNEIALEFDTQNEAYNPAGDELVEMRLYVPGTVEENEDQDQIMVKDEAEAEDGVKSEVKTEEGSEEPDVQEEKTLAEYFYEELRSKADIGEISGDAIISFQDLFFTTPRGRYDIDIYKNSIRLRGKTYEYKLQHRQINRIFSLPKADDIHYLMVLSIDPPIRQGQTSYPFLVLQFQKDEETEVQLNVEDDEFEKLYKDKLKKQYDAKTHIVLSHVLKGLTGRRVIVPGEYKSKYDQCAVSCSYKVNEGHLYPLDNAFLFLTKPTLYIPFQDIAAVNISRAGQTSTSARTFDLEVVMRANRGTTTFANISKEEQQLLETFLRSKNLRVKNEDKEAEQRLQTAFGSDSDDDDVDINMGSAGEDEESVDEDFHASDEDDDVAEEFDSEASASDSEGETSKSERPSKKAKLE
- the GMC2 gene encoding Gmc2p (some similarities with uniprot|Q06201 Saccharomyces cerevisiae YLR445W Hypothetical ORF); amino-acid sequence: MPNNLSSLSDTANYIDKASNVDPKTASPCSTNALPLDLHKLAAEWQSDKKKEEVQRQVLQNEFLKSVKEISKSLVKNQNDKSPISQLNWDQMYDVSAELMDQYSKEMEQILAELDEVYKKHFMWQEAAFTIDSHRGATRIANAEMWMKSKEAYLQYTRKELDTSAKVIKTTIEDLSKR
- the ERV41 gene encoding Erv41p (similar to uniprot|Q04651 Saccharomyces cerevisiae YML067C ERV41 Protein in COPII-coated vesicles): MAGLRTFDAFPKTDEQHVKTSSKGGLSSILTYLFLLFIAWSEFGSFFGGYIDQQYVVDDQIKETVTINLDLYVNMACKNIRINARDITGDRGLISENIQMEGMPFYIPVGTRVNEMNNIVSPDLDEILGEAIPAQFREAIDTSELTGRDDFNGCHIFGSVPVNKVKGELHITAHGWGYRSASAIPKDQINFNHVINELSFGDFYPYIDNPLDNTAKFSDEKIKAYYYFTSIVPTLYKKMGAEVDTNQYALSETEYGESSKATGVPGIFIRYQFEPMKIIISDMRIGFFQFIIRLVAILSFIVYTASWIFRLVDKSLVLALGPKWSLHYSKDQSPSHGLLDE
- the SMA2 gene encoding Sma2p (weakly similar to uniprot|Q04658 Saccharomyces cerevisiae YML066C SMA2 Spore Membrane Assembly); protein product: MRFKYISFIILISFSLLVWFSHLSNFTCTSSANLPICMPQYVFHFKDDTPTSKVLFSTVKEFFSLLSFFTLDFNWGIDLSELQDRYNQSNLINIFHPSNTYYVNAFGYCKHQAQDEKLNHYCIDNTNGLNIISVLIRDLGFQFGVLSETNVKITGDSFWIIYQTLINSFNKFLEDDKRGNTLLKMITPNDPNEMEQWKTRLWLINIYDAVNVVLKWTVVANCILASLCLMLLLFWMWMQIEHKKTQSPIKQLNWNINSICSITRCLSICNATITFIYILHILLLTFMINCFRYKRLQIIHASLGTGAWFHIARFFVELIFAVLCFKWMTPHSAMSASVMSETQSTAVEDEEEKDTEDNYSALNPASGTTAVDGFLLTV
- the ECM7 gene encoding Ecm7p (similar to uniprot|Q2VQX1 Saccharomyces cerevisiae YLR443W ECM7); amino-acid sequence: MRFGSVLARNISLWKYLKVTLGHLNAFDKMMLWLRVITSVGIIVFVLVLTAISAASPNSLYLGRLDTSNVNILQGLFDKLSSSVVSAKLSDINNGAGLTTAEILLLTRYVDSQVHDVPDYIKTGVYGWCSMKHASQELWQPDGTWKEEHNSTKAMTCHREGAQYLLNYRKLLDDLGLGIVLSYAYGYTYNDGVLDHDNAESAKYNKFLAALSRRKVNMVNLLYVVAVLEVFILGSIVLYYMIRNRPEQTMKTKILLHSISLMKLLVFICSLVAVINFTILSINIRQKISNELDSFGFSYHLGTGWFTCLWIFAFFNIISCLVWTGFEWCITNNDPPVPAEETSSMLGVHMIPLQESSSRDDGKDLDLLAPTITLSRTESNLTAYSRAQNMVPSSTFMF